tattaatattatttgtttaatattttcAAATGTGTTCGACAATTGCGCCACTTACCCAAATatggtataaaattttaaaatatttaataatatctcTACATGATAAATTATAGACAATTAAACGGATATTTATCCGagacaatttaaaataaatattttttttatatcacatataatttaaagtatatttttattaagatattaacaaattaatataattttagaactttaaataaataaaatattaagtatttttaattttttaaaatttaaatttattttgatcattaaattgatttttttaaaaaaatttatttcacttatttcttatatttatattaaataataatttattattaatttttcaaaagtaaataataaattttctttttcttttcttttttattattaagttgtattttaaattttttgttacactaataatattcatatatctttttgttatattaaaattcttaataataacattacattaagataatattttatttttatttaaaaatattttaattaattaaattttctgtatcattaaattattagataAGGTTGGGTAtcacacatataaatttaagaagtagaagattattttaaaattataaatactttcttttagataaatataaaatatttaaaattataatacatacttttaattttaaataaaaaatatagattatatatacttttaattttaaataaaaaatatagattatATGAACTtataagttatattttttataattttaaattttaaatacaaattaaGCAACTAAAATCATAAGCTATAAATACAATATGCAAATAGTACAACTTAACTAACTAAAATAGTCATGTCCATATATTTAAAGCTTCTTGTATTGCTGATCAAGCAATATTACACCAATAAATCATTCATTTCTAGAAATTTTTTGTTGTATCTTTCAGTCCTTCCCTTCAAAAGCAAAGATGTCATTGTCGATTTTCAATAGGACACATTCTTTTTTCCGACCAAACATCGGAACTGAACAGTCCCATGATTTTTCCAACTCAAGAGTTAAAGAGGTTTTGACAATAGGCGCCATACGTTTTGGATGTATCATTCATTGTCGTTGCTGACCATTCATCTTCTGATGAATCCTACCATCTCGATGATATCATCTATTGATTCCAATCAAGCTTCCTCTTTGACATCCATCACATATAGCTGCACTTAAAACACTTTGAAAACTTTGGATACCCTTGTAACCATTGAAAATTGTTGAAGTGATTAATTCCTTGAAATTAAGGAGCGCTGAGAATAAAGAAATTGTTGGAGTTTATTTTATCTAGTATCAACACGTTTGATGGTAAGAAAAGATCTTTTGTAAGAGGGTTGACTAGAAATTTCTGGTAAAATCATTATAATgacaatatttcaatttttttttaaaaattttaagttttaaacttggattttaattatgatgttatattaatttttaacaacCCACCAAATCAAATATATCTATATGTAtttattcaataatttatattaatatgaaTCAATGATAACTATACCCTTCCAAAAAAAAATGGTAACAATAATTacaagatataataaatttttgtattataaaaaattctaaagtttaacctcaaaatttttgcctcataaataaaattattttctttattggataaatataatattGGCTGTAtcaattataaaaacatatttaccTACATTGGTGCTCTAATCACTTTTTTAGTTCATCCATTTTGTATACTTCGTAGGCAATGAAAATTATATGtcacaaaatttaaaaagttaaatgatttcaattaattatatttcgaaaatatgattaaatttatcacacaaatttaaaaaattaaaaatataaaattaccatcattaaaaatcgtaattaaattttattttaattaatatttatctttatacttcgaaaataggattaaatttatcacacaattttaaaaaattaaaatgtaaaattaccatcttactattaataatattaaaaattgccACTAAATTTTATTTCCATTAATATTTGTCTTTATATTtcgaaaatataattaaatttgtcacaattttatattatttcgaTTAATATTTGTCACTAACTATCTACAGATCAAAAGTCCATCTGATGAAATAAAGAATCTttactttatttgaaatttttatgtataCTTAGgacttttttaatatttattttataatttaataaattagagGTATGATATAATCACCtttgtttattatatgattatctctttatttatttcatgttagaatactaaatttaatttttattatttttatgaatatacaattaatttaataattaaaatatatctagatttaaataaaaataaatttagatataacatatatatacaatgatacttaatcaagtaaatctaattaaaattttataaataatttttgaaagatAAAATTCTACAAATCTCTTATAAAAGTTTTATAAgtataatacaataaaaatataaataaatgtctCTAATTAAATCTGAGCTGGATTATTATTATTCACATCGACATATATTTGGTATAGTAAATCTCGAATAAGAGTATTTAGGACCAAATACTCCATCTTTACTGACTTAAAGACGAGTACACAAATCAATCAAACATTGTTTTTtagaccaaaatacccctatgtcaGTGCGAGCTCCATCGAGGCTTTGCATTTATCTCTCGTCACTATCCAAGTGATCCAACCAATTCTGCCACTACACTACATCCAAATTCCAAAACCATAAAATTCACACCATCACCACCGTTTCTTAGTCGCGACGTGGGCGGTCTAGATCCTCCCACTTTTCACATTTCCAATTGTTAGTCTTTACCCTATCCTATTGATTCACGTTTCGGTATCCGGTTGGCCCACAGAACATTATTAAAAGGAATTGTATTTAatgtcttaaaaaaataaaagacaagGGACACCTGGCAGTCGCTAAGAACCAGaaatgcaaaaaagaaaaaaaataagaaggtTTAATTATAGTAGAGGTCACCCAActatagttttttcttttctagtcatctaactatgaaaagttacaaaatgatcatttaacaattcaattttgtattttttttgtcacCAGCAGGCTAACATCAAAATGGAAACATCTGAAAATCCAAAATAGTTGGGTGATAGAAAAAAAGACAAAATCGAATAGTTGAGTGATCATATTATAACTTTTTGTAGTTGGTTGAGAAAAAAACCATAGTTGAGTGGCTAttaatgtagtttacccaaaatagAATGCTCATTGTTTTGTTTTTACTTTGGCTAGAATATTTTGTTAGTCCCTGGACTTGTATAGAATTTGAATTTAGGCCttatactttaaaagttaaaaattcaatcctcttactttttcaatttaaaaatttttgtccAATCATTACCATCGTTAGTAGTTTCTGTCAAAATTTACCAGCTTACCATTTTTATTTCCTGTCgatcaaaatttcaagttgacaAATTTGGATGATTTTAGTGACTAGgctgatatttttaaataaaaaaataggaggacttgattttttttactttttaagtacaaagactaaatctgAAATTTAGTCAAAGTACAAGAACTAATAGCACATTTTAGcctttttacttttaattaatcGACCGATTTGTACTATTTACACTTTTTCTATTTTGGGTTTGGTGGGGTTctgatatttttatgttttctttcaaTTATTTGGTACGttaaatttggatttatttttttcttttccgaATTAAAACGCTGATGTTTTCGTTAAGCTCAGATCTTCAACTTTGTGATTGTTGAAAGACATCAAAATTTCTGATTTTACCATTACTTGAAGTTGATCTTTGTATTgctcttctattttctttcttttttttttaatatgaatatgaatattaatatgatattttgggTTTTATTGAAAAGTTTCCAAATATAGAAAAAGTAAGGAGCTTGATTTTAtatggtaattttccaaatattCATCTAGATACCATTTTGTCGACACTATTTTATCCAGATTTTATTAGGGACTAACATGATCTTCAAGAACTTTGGAAGTAACCAACCGCCGTCAGGTGATGGCGGCGGTGGTAATAAACCGCCTGGGAATTATCCGATAAGTAGACAGCCATCGGTCTATTCTCTAACCTTTGATGAGTTTCAAAGCACAATGGGTGGAATAGGCAAAGATTTCGGGTCGATGAACATGGATGAGCTGTTAAAGAACATTTGGAGTGCTGAAGAAACTCAAACAATGGCTTCTCCCGGTGTTGGCCTAGTGGGAAATGGAGGGTTACAAAGGCAAGGGTCTTTGACTTTGCCCAGGACACTTAGCCACAAAACTGTTGATGAAGTTTGGAGAGAGATCTCAAATGAGTTTTCTATAGGGACTGAAGCCACTGATAATATGCCACAAAGACAGCAAACCTTAAAGGAGATTACTTTAGAGGAGTTTTTGGTCAGAGCCGGTGTGGTAAGAGAGGATAACATCCAATTTTCTGGGAAGGACAATAATGTTAATGGCGGCTTCTTTGGGGAATTACCGCAAGCAGGGAGTAATACCAGTGGGTTTGGGATTGGGTTTCAACAAGGTGGAAGAGGTCCAAATTTGATGGGGAATAGGCTACCTGATGGTGGTAATCAAAATGGTATTCAAGCTTCCGATTTGCCTATGAATTTTAATGGAGTTAGATCCAATCAGCACCACTTAACTCAGCTTCAGCAGCAACCATTATGTCCTAAGCAACCTGGTGTGGAATATGGAGCTCAGATGGGTTTGCAAAGTGGTGGTCAGTTGGGGAGTCCTGGAATTAGGTGTGGTCAGGGACTATATAATGGCTTGATCCATGGTGGTGGGATGAGTATGGTTGGTTTAAGATCACCTGCTAACCACCTTTCATCAGATGGGATTGGGAAGAGTAGTGGAGATAGTTCCTCAGTTTCACCCGTTCCTTATGTGTTTAATGGAAGTTTGAGGGGTAGGAAAAGCAGTGCTGTGGAAAAGGTTGCTGAGAGGAGGCAGAGAAGAATGATAAAGAACCGAGAATCCGCTGCAAGATCACGAGCTCGCAAGCAGGTCATTATGTTTTTTCATTTCATCTAACCTTTCCATCTTCATAGCTCTTTAGTTCATCTTAGAGTAAAGGTAGATACTTTGGAATATGATTGTTACCAGTCTATTGCTTCGACAATGTTTCCCGCATATGGATCCTGTAACTGAGTGACAATTTTACTATACTTTAGAATGCTCAATTGATATCTCTAAGATTTTCAACTCTGCTTTTTAAACACTTCATCTTTGTAACGTGTTTTACTAGCCATTGACCATCTTTGTAACAAGGTAATGGAGCATTCTAACATATAAGAATCAATGAAACTGTTTATTAAGGTTAACATCCTTGACCTTGTTGGTTTTGTTATAATGAATTAACTATAGCGAATCAAAACAATCTTATCCTATGGTTTGTCTCAAATACTTGCATTGAAGTTTCCTACGGATTTTGCCTTCATTGCTTCTCAACTAGGCTTATACAACGGAGTTGGAAGCAGAAGTTGCTAAGCTGAAAGAGGAGAACCAAGAATTGCAGAAGAAACATGTATGTTCTTTCCCTTCTTTGTTAAAGTGCACTCGATTCTTGGTATTAACATTCTCATTAACTGTTCTCCGCTGCTGCAGGATCACATCATAAAAATACAGAAAAATCAGGTGCCCACAAGTTCTCATTTTTATATCTGTTTTTATTCGATTACAACTTATTTCATGCCCTACTCGAATATCACCAAGCATCACTGTTCTTCCGAAGTTCCATAGTGTTTCTGTTGGGTTCACTATGTATCTGTCCATTAGAGTGTCATTGTCGTTTCACTTTACTGGCATGGTTCATTTAGAAAGTGTTTGGTTGAATAGAAAAGCGGAGGAATGAAAAGAGTAGAAAAGTAGAAAGACAATAAATTTTGAGTTTGATTgatatggaagaaaagaaaataggaaaGAAGATTATTTTCATCCTAATACATAAAAACTAATCCTCTCAAATTGAAACAATGacatgagagaaaatgagagaaaagtacTCCTGGATTTAAATTTATGCATTTCTCAAATGTTCTAtgttcttttctttcattttttaattctaCCAAGCAATGAATGGAAAGAAAATGACTTTCtttcaattttctcatttttcttacCAAACACACTTATAgaaagataaattatattttctatttttctacccAATTTTTCTTCTTTCCAATTTTTGTTCAATTCTATCAAGCAAAGTCTTACGGTGAGCTTGATTGAGTAGAAAAGTGaaatgttagaaaaaaaattgagtacGCTTAGTGGAAAAGAAACTGGAAGGGATACCATTTTCCATTCTAATGTATATTCCAAATTGGAATGATAAGAGGGATGAAAATAAGCTAAAAGTATAGGttagttcaaaattataaaatttttttaaaaaaaattcattttatttcttcttatttttcaactctaccaagatgggaagaattttttttttcctcagtttttctttctttcctagcaatgtcaaaatatatatatttatttttttatctcttaaaaatttcattctaaaTTTCTTCCCACTCTACTAAACAAaactttaaaatcattttgtttttatgcatgcatgcataatatGATACAGGATGATATGGTATGGTATGGAATCCTCTAAAAACCCATCCATATACGATTAGCCATTCGTGGTGAATGTTCTGCTTTGCTGCTTAACAGAGTGTTTCCCCATGCTTGGCAAGTTTTTAAACTTATGAAATGCAGTTAATTTTGGCATTAACCTTGAACGTAAGAATGTGTTTACAATTTATAGGAGTTAAATTGCTGAGTGTTGGATATATATACGAGTATATAACTTTTAaatctttttcatatatttaagaATTATATATGTCTTGTATTCCGTTAGATGCAAGTGTttgaaagaaaatgaggatccagTAACTAAGATTGCAATTAATCTTAGTGAACTGATTGCTTATTTAGTTTTTACTTGCTTCACTTTTTAGGTGCACGCTCCTATCATATTAGAGCATTAAAAAGAaacgtatacatatatacattagcTGCAAACACCAGTTTTCCCCCTTAGCAATTATAATCATCTTGAATTATATTAGAAAACTTGCTCAAATGTTGACAACCACTAAATCAAATGTTTGACAACCACAGGTGATGGAGATGATGAATGTGCAGCCAGGAGCTAAGAAACGATGCTTGCGACGAACACGGACAGGTCCTTGGTGAATCAAAAGGGTTACGTTAGTTGGTTTTTGTACATATTCGGAGAGTTGATGAATTAATGTGGTCTTGGATTAAAAagacttcttttttcttttttttccggTAGTATAACAGTTTGCCATGAAAATGGATATGGAAACTTTACCTTCTTTTTTTACAAGCGATAGAATTGGAGGGTTCAAATAGATTATGTAACTGTTTTTTCACAAATCATATCTGATTTATACATGTACATGCTGATGGAACATGTCCTAAAAGTGATTTGACAACAAGCTTTATGAGAATCTTCTTTGTCATCAATCTATTTTAAGTTGGTGTTTGTGGAGCTCAACATCTGACAAGGTTCCCAATCGAGTGGAATTAACGTAATCTTGAGGGGAATGAGCTGACACACCTGGTACTAATAATCCAATTACCCTCAACATTCTCAAAACCCAACCTTCCTTGTAGTCTGGACCGTACATGTAAGGCAAAATGATGCCCCTAATAAGCTCCCAAACTGCATTCACCATCTTCGGAATCACCCATAGTAAAGAAAAGTAATTCTTGTTCGGTTGTTCTGGTAAGACCTGCATCGTTAAAATCGTAAACATGAATACGATACCATGATATGTATATTAAACATGTCGGAAAATCGTTCTTTTCCAACTTACCTCCCCAGTGTAGAAACTATTGAAGAAGAGGCAAGGTCCAAAATGCTTAAACAATGTCATTTTATCATCATAAGGAACCCTAGGCACCAAGTCATTGTTGTAAACATATCTGAAATATTTCACATCAAATTTTTTCATCTTCTCCTTCATATATTCCCCAAAGTTTTCGTCCCCAACCCTTGGTTGTCCAAAGGTGAAAACCCCATCCAATTTCTCCAACAACAGTTCTTCGTCATGTAACATCAGCACTGCAGCAAACAAAATAGCTAAAGCCCCACCCAAACTATGGCCAGTCACTATAAACTTGGCATCTTCATTCTCCTTTAGAATCTCCCTCAACTTTTGTCTAATAGCGTAGTAGGCAAATTGGCGTTGGCCATCCCTGTGTTGTTGGATCTCCTCAGGCCAACCGTTGTTCTTTTGCAAGCCGAGTGCTTGCATGAAACCACTGTGGGTCCTGGCCTTACCCATGGCTTTAATCTTGCACCAAGAAAAATCAGCATCAGTTCGCCAGTCGTCGGCGTCGAATGGGCTTGTCCCTTTAAATGCAACCACATACAAGTTGGGATTTGCTTGTGTGTCTTGAAGAATAAAAGCTTGGGTTGAAGGAAGTCCTCTGTATTCTGTACCAAAATCAAACACATTTCTTAATATGGATGTGATCTTTACATTGCTTGCTGCTTGATTTACACACGGATCGATCTTAAAGATATGGTTAACACCCTAGATCAATAAGTActcacatttttttttaaatttagctcAAAGATCAAGAGCAAGAATGAGAAATAAATGCATAAATAATGTTGATATGGTCGAATAAATTGATTAGTAAGGGACAAATTACATATAATGACAAATTGATTAAAGCAACTCACCTCAATTAAGGATTAATTAATGCTATAAATCAAAAGCAAAAAGCCTCCCATTGGTGGTTGGCCACTATCATAGCAActtgttataaaatatttaaaaaatgggatttaattaaattttattattcttaaataatcatcattattatttgatttgtaattaaaaagtaattacttatttaaatgCAAATTAAGGGATAGAAAGTTGCACATTTTGGTTTCTAAAGTCCATCTTTTTTATTGTCCAAGTCTTGTTCTTGTTGTTCAAAAAGAAAACCTACCTAATTCTTAAGACATAGTCAATAAATAGATTCGGTGTTATTTCGTTAACCCCACGTTAAAGTTgtctaatatgtttaattataaattattattattatgatagaaGGGGTTATGTATTATTAATTACATTGACTTCATTTAATGCTAATTAAACGAAGTTGACAATTagggaaaaatatataatttgtggACAGcccttttatcatttaattactatttttattacctcataacaatgttttaaaatatacatttatgtTTTAATTGAGTCAATATGCAAGAACATAATTTACTTAAAAACACATTATAGAAGAGAAAACTTACCATTCCAGCAATGAAAAAACTTGACGAATTTCCTCtgctcaaaaaagaaaaagaaacattgtcatatattcttttaatttaagaaaatatttgatgCACTGTcgataattataattaatatttaattatgtttaataaaattaatattatttatttgtaaatcttttaatgttttttattttgatggtgCATGAAATCTATAGGTTAAAAGATGGAAAATTATTTAGAGTAAAAATGGAAAATACGTAGTTACGTACCTTCCAAAGTTGGGTGACTTTGGTTTCAATGAAGGCTTCATTCTCATAGGATAATTTGGAAGCCATCATAGACAGCGAGGCTTTGTATTTTTGGTCGGCTGGCTTAATGTTTTCGTCTAATTCAAGGCGAGTGTCGGTGTTCCCTATCATCGATGTAAACTTCGCGGATGTTCGCTTAGGCCATTCTGTTTTCCCTGCACCATGAAAGGTAGGTATGATGATGAAAATAATGATTGCAAACGCTGTTTTAATTCTGTCTCTATTTCTCAAACAAAATAGGCAAAAGAGAAGTCAGTCTGCTAAATTGTTGAGGACATGCAGCTAGTAGTTTACCTGTTGGAAGATTTAGTAGGAGACGAAAGA
The sequence above is drawn from the Gossypium hirsutum isolate 1008001.06 chromosome A05, Gossypium_hirsutum_v2.1, whole genome shotgun sequence genome and encodes:
- the LOC107957550 gene encoding bZIP transcription factor 23, encoding MIFKNFGSNQPPSGDGGGGNKPPGNYPISRQPSVYSLTFDEFQSTMGGIGKDFGSMNMDELLKNIWSAEETQTMASPGVGLVGNGGLQRQGSLTLPRTLSHKTVDEVWREISNEFSIGTEATDNMPQRQQTLKEITLEEFLVRAGVVREDNIQFSGKDNNVNGGFFGELPQAGSNTSGFGIGFQQGGRGPNLMGNRLPDGGNQNGIQASDLPMNFNGVRSNQHHLTQLQQQPLCPKQPGVEYGAQMGLQSGGQLGSPGIRCGQGLYNGLIHGGGMSMVGLRSPANHLSSDGIGKSSGDSSSVSPVPYVFNGSLRGRKSSAVEKVAERRQRRMIKNRESAARSRARKQAYTTELEAEVAKLKEENQELQKKHDHIIKIQKNQVMEMMNVQPGAKKRCLRRTRTGPW
- the LOC107957548 gene encoding triacylglycerol lipase OBL1, whose amino-acid sequence is MAASHQGFCDDYFLLNPEKATLFDLFSLLFSPQLEKRGFIDCPGSKHQSFLLRWPIFVSVVLQILLIWVKKPMAFMGDAIEMWLNLLSINGGLFRLLLNLPTGKTEWPKRTSAKFTSMIGNTDTRLELDENIKPADQKYKASLSMMASKLSYENEAFIETKVTQLWKRKFVKFFHCWNEYRGLPSTQAFILQDTQANPNLYVVAFKGTSPFDADDWRTDADFSWCKIKAMGKARTHSGFMQALGLQKNNGWPEEIQQHRDGQRQFAYYAIRQKLREILKENEDAKFIVTGHSLGGALAILFAAVLMLHDEELLLEKLDGVFTFGQPRVGDENFGEYMKEKMKKFDVKYFRYVYNNDLVPRVPYDDKMTLFKHFGPCLFFNSFYTGEVLPEQPNKNYFSLLWVIPKMVNAVWELIRGIILPYMYGPDYKEGWVLRMLRVIGLLVPGVSAHSPQDYVNSTRLGTLSDVELHKHQLKID